A genomic region of Ewingella sp. CoE-038-23 contains the following coding sequences:
- the copC gene encoding copper homeostasis periplasmic binding protein CopC has product MVSQKSSSLCRILATSAVLALGLMSQQALAHAHLKTETPAADTTLKSAPTELTLGFSEGIEPNFSKVALSGPDNKAIETGKLALAANDKTQAIVPLNAPLTAGKYTVSWHVVSVDGHKTEGQYSFTVQ; this is encoded by the coding sequence ATTGTGTCGCAAAAATCCTCTTCTCTCTGCCGTATTTTGGCTACTTCCGCGGTGCTTGCTTTAGGTCTTATGTCACAACAGGCTCTGGCGCACGCTCACTTGAAAACTGAAACCCCGGCTGCCGATACCACCCTTAAATCTGCACCCACCGAGCTGACTCTGGGCTTCAGCGAAGGGATTGAACCTAATTTCAGCAAGGTCGCGCTGAGCGGCCCTGACAACAAAGCTATCGAGACGGGCAAACTGGCTCTGGCGGCCAACGACAAGACTCAGGCCATCGTGCCTCTGAATGCGCCACTGACCGCGGGGAAATACACCGTTTCATGGCACGTCGTTTCAGTGGATGGCCACAAAACTGAGGGGCAGTACAGTTTCACGGTGCAATAA
- the ftnA gene encoding non-heme ferritin, which produces MLKKEMIDQLNEQLNLEFYSANLYLQMSAWCSDKGFEGAAAFLMQHSQEEMEHMHRLFKYVSDTGALPLLGAIAAPPVEFESLSDVFQQTYEHEQHITTKINELADLAMTLKDYSSFNFLQWYVAEQHEEETLFKSVLDKLGLVSNTGNGLFFVDKDLKGMVNQGPSA; this is translated from the coding sequence ATGCTTAAAAAAGAAATGATCGATCAGTTGAATGAACAACTGAATCTTGAGTTCTATTCTGCCAATTTATATCTGCAAATGAGCGCATGGTGCAGCGATAAAGGTTTTGAAGGCGCCGCCGCTTTCCTGATGCAACATTCGCAGGAAGAGATGGAACACATGCACCGCCTGTTCAAATACGTCAGCGACACCGGCGCTCTGCCACTGCTGGGTGCGATTGCCGCGCCGCCGGTGGAGTTTGAGTCACTGTCCGACGTCTTCCAGCAGACTTACGAGCATGAGCAGCACATCACCACCAAAATCAATGAACTTGCTGACCTGGCTATGACGCTGAAAGATTACTCTTCCTTCAACTTCCTGCAGTGGTACGTGGCAGAGCAGCATGAAGAAGAAACCTTGTTCAAATCTGTTCTGGATAAACTGGGACTGGTTAGCAACACCGGCAATGGTCTGTTCTTTGTCGACAAAGATCTGAAAGGCATGGTCAACCAAGGTCCATCAGCCTAA
- a CDS encoding DNA polymerase III subunit theta produces the protein MNKNLADLSKEEMDKVNVDLAASAVAFKERYNMPVVAEMAEREQPAHLRDYFRERVAHYRAESHKYSRLPYEPKQK, from the coding sequence ATGAACAAGAATTTGGCTGATCTGAGTAAAGAAGAGATGGATAAGGTGAACGTTGATTTAGCCGCGTCTGCCGTGGCGTTCAAAGAGCGCTACAACATGCCGGTGGTGGCGGAAATGGCCGAGCGCGAGCAACCGGCACATCTGCGGGATTACTTCCGCGAGCGCGTGGCGCACTATCGCGCAGAGTCGCACAAATACTCACGCCTGCCGTACGAACCTAAGCAAAAGTAG
- the pip gene encoding prolyl aminopeptidase, protein MPKLKGLYPPREAYASGMLDTGDGHQIYWERSGNPQGKPAVFIHGGPGGGCSSVHRQLFNPNDYDVMLFDQRGCGRSKPHASLDNNTTWHLVEDIERLRKMAGVDKWLVFGGSWGATLALAYAQTHPEHVSEIVLRGIFTLRKQELHWYYQEGASRFFPDKWQRMLSILSPEERGDVMAAYRKRLTSEDRAVQLEAAKIWSLWEGETVTLLPTEDAASFGEDDFALAFARIENHYFTHMGFLDGDDQLLKNVERIRHIPGVIIHGRYDMACQVQNAWDLAQAWPEADLHIIEGAGHSFDEPGILDQLIRANERFAHA, encoded by the coding sequence ATGCCGAAATTGAAAGGTTTATATCCGCCAAGAGAGGCGTATGCCAGCGGGATGCTGGACACCGGCGACGGTCACCAGATTTATTGGGAGCGCAGCGGTAATCCGCAGGGCAAACCGGCGGTGTTTATTCACGGCGGGCCGGGCGGCGGCTGTTCCTCTGTTCATCGCCAGTTGTTTAATCCCAACGATTACGACGTCATGCTGTTTGACCAGCGCGGCTGCGGGCGATCCAAACCTCACGCCAGTCTGGACAACAACACTACCTGGCATTTGGTCGAAGATATTGAGCGTCTGCGCAAAATGGCGGGCGTGGATAAGTGGCTGGTGTTTGGTGGTTCTTGGGGCGCGACGCTGGCGCTGGCCTACGCCCAGACCCATCCCGAGCACGTCAGTGAAATCGTCCTGCGCGGCATCTTCACCCTGAGAAAGCAGGAGCTGCATTGGTACTATCAGGAAGGCGCGTCGCGCTTCTTCCCTGACAAATGGCAGCGCATGTTATCGATTTTATCGCCAGAAGAGCGGGGGGATGTGATGGCGGCTTACCGTAAACGCCTCACCTCCGAGGACCGGGCCGTGCAGCTCGAAGCAGCAAAAATCTGGAGCCTGTGGGAAGGGGAGACGGTCACGCTACTACCAACAGAAGACGCGGCATCCTTTGGCGAAGATGATTTTGCTCTGGCGTTCGCGCGCATTGAGAATCACTACTTCACCCATATGGGCTTTTTAGACGGTGACGATCAGCTGCTGAAGAACGTCGAGCGTATTCGGCATATTCCGGGGGTTATCATTCACGGGCGCTATGATATGGCCTGTCAGGTGCAGAATGCGTGGGATCTGGCGCAGGCCTGGCCGGAAGCTGACCTGCATATCATTGAAGGGGCGGGGCACTCGTTTGACGAGCCGGGCATTCTCGACCAGCTGATTCGCGCCAACGAGCGTTTCGCCCACGCTTAA
- the exoX gene encoding exodeoxyribonuclease X — MTFRVIDTETCGLDGGIVEIATVDLIDGEIVQPMSDLVSPDRPISHEAMAIHHITEEMVDGKPRIAAVIGKYHGSQYYVAHNAAFDRGVLPEMHGQWICTLKLAQALYPNIRYSNQYLRYALKLDVTVPEGLYPHRALYDCYVTAALLKRIIADSGWSAEKMVEISNRPTLLRTLKFGKYRGQKIEDIALQDPDYLRWMLKSIKDLSGDMRFSIEHFLEK; from the coding sequence ATGACATTCCGGGTAATTGATACGGAAACCTGTGGCCTGGACGGCGGCATTGTTGAAATCGCCACCGTTGACCTGATCGACGGCGAGATCGTGCAGCCGATGAGTGATCTGGTGAGCCCAGACAGGCCGATTAGCCATGAGGCGATGGCCATCCACCACATCACTGAAGAGATGGTCGACGGCAAACCGCGCATCGCGGCGGTCATCGGCAAGTATCACGGCAGCCAGTATTACGTGGCGCACAACGCGGCTTTCGATCGCGGCGTGCTGCCTGAGATGCACGGGCAGTGGATTTGCACCCTGAAGCTGGCACAGGCGCTCTATCCGAATATTCGTTACAGCAACCAGTATCTGCGCTACGCCCTGAAGCTCGACGTCACCGTTCCCGAAGGCCTGTACCCGCACCGCGCGCTGTATGATTGCTATGTCACCGCCGCGCTGCTCAAGCGAATTATTGCCGATTCAGGCTGGAGCGCGGAGAAAATGGTCGAGATAAGCAACCGCCCGACCCTGCTGCGGACGCTGAAATTTGGTAAGTATCGCGGGCAGAAGATTGAAGATATCGCGCTGCAAGACCCGGATTATCTGCGCTGGATGTTGAAGTCGATTAAAGATTTAAGCGGCGATATGCGCTTTAGCATTGAGCATTTTCTGGAGAAGTAA
- a CDS encoding S9 family peptidase, giving the protein MITPPKAEKRPKTLSIHGEDRVDNYYWLRDDDRANSDVLSYLQAENAYTEQALLPHQALRETLYQEMVARIAQQDHSVPYVKHGYRYQTRYEPGNEYAIYLRQPAAESEQWQTLIDGNERASDSEFYTLGGLDISPDNKLMAVSEDFLSRRQYDIRIKNLQDESWNDDLLKNTAGSEWANDSQTLYYVRKHKKTLLPYQVYRHTVGTDPKNDQLVYEEKDDTFYVGLDKTTSDQYVIIHLDSTTTSEVLLLDANDPQAKPQVFVPRRKDHEYGLDHYQGHFYIRSNRDIAAPKDGKNFGLYKSADNNEASWQTLIAPREAVMLEGFSLFRDWLVVEEREQGLTNLRQIHWATGEEKSLSFDDPTYVTWLAYNPEPDTSLLRYGYSSMTTPSSLFELNLDTGERRLLKQQEVKDFDAANYRSERVWVTARDGVKVPVSLVYRRDTFKPNSNPLLVYGYGSYGSSMDPAFSGSRLSLLDRGFVFALAHIRGGAELGQQWYDNGKLLNKMNTFHDFIDVTKELVAEGYGEASQVYAMGGSAGGLLMGAVINQAPELYRGIVAQVPFVDVVTTMLDESIPLTTGEYDEWGNPNDKTYYDYILQYSPYDQVKAQDYPNMLVTTGLHDSQVQYWEPAKWVAKLRELKTDDNQLLMYTDMDSGHGGKSGRFKAYEDIALEYAFVLALAGKS; this is encoded by the coding sequence ATGATCACACCTCCAAAGGCTGAAAAACGCCCTAAAACGCTATCCATCCACGGTGAAGACCGTGTCGATAATTACTATTGGCTGCGTGACGATGACCGCGCCAACAGCGACGTGCTGAGCTATTTGCAGGCGGAAAACGCCTATACCGAACAGGCGCTGTTACCCCATCAGGCGCTGCGCGAAACCCTGTATCAAGAGATGGTGGCGCGCATCGCGCAGCAGGACCACTCGGTACCTTATGTCAAACACGGCTATCGCTATCAGACCCGCTACGAGCCGGGCAATGAATACGCGATCTATCTGCGCCAGCCAGCCGCCGAGAGCGAGCAGTGGCAGACGCTGATTGACGGCAATGAGCGCGCCAGCGACAGCGAGTTCTACACGCTGGGCGGTCTGGATATCAGCCCGGACAACAAGCTGATGGCCGTCTCGGAAGATTTCCTCTCTCGTCGCCAATATGACATTCGCATCAAGAATTTGCAGGATGAGAGCTGGAACGATGACCTGCTGAAGAACACCGCAGGCAGCGAGTGGGCCAACGACTCCCAGACCCTGTATTACGTGCGTAAACATAAAAAGACGCTGTTGCCATATCAGGTTTACCGCCACACCGTCGGCACCGATCCGAAAAACGACCAACTGGTGTATGAAGAGAAGGATGACACTTTCTACGTCGGTCTGGATAAAACCACCTCCGACCAGTATGTGATTATTCATCTCGACAGCACCACCACCTCCGAAGTGCTGCTGCTAGACGCCAACGACCCGCAGGCCAAGCCGCAGGTATTCGTCCCGCGCCGTAAAGACCACGAATACGGGCTGGACCACTATCAGGGCCATTTCTACATTCGCTCCAACCGCGACATCGCCGCGCCAAAAGACGGTAAAAACTTCGGTTTATACAAAAGCGCCGATAACAACGAAGCCAGCTGGCAGACGCTGATCGCCCCGCGCGAGGCGGTGATGCTGGAGGGCTTTAGCCTGTTCCGCGACTGGCTGGTGGTGGAAGAGCGCGAGCAGGGGCTGACCAACCTGCGCCAGATCCACTGGGCGACGGGTGAAGAGAAGTCCCTAAGCTTTGATGACCCGACCTATGTGACCTGGCTGGCCTACAACCCAGAGCCGGACACCTCGCTGCTGCGCTATGGCTACTCCTCAATGACCACGCCAAGCTCGCTGTTTGAGCTGAATCTGGACACCGGCGAGCGCAGGCTATTGAAGCAGCAGGAAGTGAAAGATTTCGACGCGGCCAACTACCGCAGCGAGCGCGTTTGGGTAACCGCGCGCGACGGCGTGAAAGTGCCGGTTTCGCTGGTATACCGCCGTGATACCTTCAAACCCAACAGCAACCCGCTGCTGGTTTATGGCTACGGCTCTTACGGCAGCAGTATGGACCCGGCATTTAGCGGCAGCCGCCTGAGTCTGTTGGATCGCGGCTTTGTCTTCGCTCTGGCACACATTCGCGGCGGCGCAGAGCTGGGCCAGCAGTGGTATGACAACGGCAAGCTGCTCAATAAGATGAACACCTTCCACGACTTCATCGACGTCACCAAAGAACTAGTGGCCGAGGGCTATGGCGAAGCCAGTCAGGTTTATGCCATGGGCGGCAGCGCCGGCGGCTTGCTGATGGGCGCGGTGATTAACCAGGCCCCGGAGTTATATCGCGGCATAGTCGCGCAGGTACCCTTTGTTGACGTGGTGACCACCATGCTCGACGAGTCTATCCCGCTGACCACCGGCGAGTATGACGAGTGGGGCAATCCGAATGACAAAACCTACTACGACTATATTCTGCAATATAGCCCGTACGATCAGGTGAAGGCGCAGGATTACCCGAATATGCTGGTGACCACCGGCCTGCATGATTCTCAGGTGCAATACTGGGAACCGGCCAAGTGGGTGGCGAAGCTGCGTGAGTTGAAAACTGACGATAACCAGCTGCTGATGTATACCGATATGGATTCCGGCCACGGCGGCAAGTCGGGGCGCTTCAAGGCTTACGAAGACATTGCGCTGGAATATGCTTTTGTTCTGGCACTGGCGGGAAAGTCGTAA
- the yebF gene encoding protein YebF — translation MNKLILSAVVAVAGLSGAAQAAQTSEQQSRTITIAPCNNASKDEVAALVKRDFLQNRITRWDEDKKLLGTSTPVVWISPDSITGDSANWSVPVKARGNRAEKTYPVTLNCQIGQITYGTPH, via the coding sequence GTGAACAAATTAATTCTTAGCGCAGTGGTGGCAGTAGCAGGATTGAGTGGCGCAGCGCAGGCCGCGCAGACCTCGGAGCAGCAAAGTCGCACCATAACCATCGCGCCTTGCAACAATGCCAGCAAGGATGAAGTGGCCGCTCTGGTAAAACGTGATTTTCTGCAAAACCGTATTACCCGTTGGGACGAAGATAAAAAACTGCTCGGCACCTCAACGCCGGTGGTGTGGATCTCCCCCGACAGTATTACGGGTGATAGCGCCAACTGGAGCGTTCCGGTGAAAGCGCGCGGTAATCGCGCTGAGAAAACCTATCCGGTAACGCTTAACTGCCAGATTGGCCAGATCACCTACGGCACGCCGCACTAA
- the dbpA gene encoding ATP-dependent RNA helicase DbpA, producing the protein MSTHSFSVLPLPAEQLSNLSELGYAEMTPIQAASLPAILQGQDVRAKAKTGSGKTAAFGIGLLDKITVGQFVTQSLVLCPTRELADQVSKELRRLARFTQNIKILTLCGGQAIGPQLESLVHPAHIIVGTPGRIQEHLRKGTLKLDQLKVLVLDEADRMLDMGFNEDIEDVVSYAPQDRQTLLFSATYPEGIERISNKFQRQPVKVEIEGEDDIADIKQVFIETDRNQRLALLTAVLYQHQPASCVVFCNTKRDCQEIYEALAGKGISALALNGDLEQRDRDRVLVRFSNGSCRVLVATDVAARGLDIKQLSLVINYELSFDPEVHVHRVGRTGRAGTSGLAVSLVTPQEMVRVHALEDYTRQAVVWQPAAQVMSATPVALDPEMATLCIDGGRKAKIRPGDILGALTGDAGLTAAEVGKIDMFPVHAYVAIRQKSAKKALQRLQEGKIKGKSCKAIILR; encoded by the coding sequence TTGAGCACGCATTCATTCTCCGTCCTGCCACTGCCCGCCGAGCAGCTATCTAACTTGTCCGAGCTGGGTTATGCCGAAATGACCCCCATTCAGGCCGCGTCTTTACCGGCTATCCTGCAAGGGCAGGACGTCCGCGCCAAAGCCAAAACGGGCAGCGGTAAAACGGCCGCGTTTGGCATCGGGCTGCTGGATAAAATCACCGTCGGGCAATTCGTGACCCAGTCGCTGGTGCTCTGTCCAACCCGTGAACTGGCCGATCAGGTCAGCAAAGAGCTGCGCCGTCTGGCGCGTTTCACCCAGAACATTAAAATTTTGACCCTGTGCGGCGGCCAGGCCATCGGACCTCAGCTTGAGTCTCTGGTGCATCCCGCGCATATCATCGTCGGCACGCCGGGCCGTATTCAGGAGCACCTGCGTAAAGGCACGCTGAAGCTGGATCAGCTGAAAGTACTGGTGCTGGACGAAGCGGATCGCATGCTGGATATGGGCTTTAACGAAGATATCGAAGACGTAGTGAGCTACGCGCCGCAAGATCGCCAAACCCTGCTGTTCTCCGCCACTTATCCGGAAGGCATCGAGCGCATCAGCAACAAATTCCAGCGTCAGCCAGTGAAAGTTGAAATTGAAGGCGAAGATGACATTGCCGACATCAAACAAGTGTTCATCGAAACTGACCGCAACCAGCGTCTGGCGCTGCTCACGGCGGTACTGTATCAGCACCAGCCAGCTTCCTGCGTGGTGTTCTGTAACACCAAGCGCGACTGCCAGGAGATTTACGAAGCACTGGCAGGCAAGGGCATTAGCGCGCTGGCGCTAAATGGCGATTTGGAACAGCGCGACCGCGATCGTGTGTTGGTGCGTTTCTCCAACGGCAGTTGCCGCGTGCTGGTGGCAACCGACGTCGCCGCGCGCGGTTTGGACATCAAACAGCTGAGTCTGGTGATCAACTACGAGCTGTCGTTTGATCCGGAAGTCCACGTCCACCGCGTAGGCCGTACGGGCCGTGCAGGCACCAGCGGCTTGGCGGTGAGTCTGGTCACGCCGCAGGAAATGGTGCGCGTTCACGCGCTGGAAGATTACACCCGTCAGGCCGTGGTTTGGCAGCCTGCCGCGCAGGTCATGTCGGCAACGCCAGTGGCGCTGGACCCAGAAATGGCCACCCTGTGCATTGACGGCGGCCGCAAAGCCAAGATCCGTCCCGGCGATATTCTCGGTGCCTTGACCGGTGATGCCGGGCTGACGGCGGCAGAAGTGGGGAAAATCGATATGTTCCCGGTTCACGCCTATGTAGCGATTCGCCAGAAAAGCGCCAAGAAAGCCCTGCAACGCTTGCAGGAAGGCAAAATCAAAGGCAAAAGCTGCAAAGCCATTATCCTGCGATAA
- the cspE gene encoding transcription antiterminator/RNA stability regulator CspE: MSKLTGQVKWFNESKGFGFITPADGSKDVFVHFSAINSDGFKTLAEGQNVEFTIQDSPRGPSAANVVAL, encoded by the coding sequence ATGAGTAAGTTAACTGGTCAGGTCAAGTGGTTCAACGAAAGCAAAGGTTTCGGTTTCATCACTCCGGCCGACGGTTCTAAAGACGTTTTCGTGCATTTCTCCGCAATTAACAGCGATGGTTTCAAAACGCTGGCCGAAGGTCAGAACGTTGAGTTCACCATTCAGGACAGCCCACGTGGCCCGTCCGCTGCTAACGTTGTTGCACTGTAA
- the purT gene encoding formate-dependent phosphoribosylglycinamide formyltransferase has protein sequence MLTIGTALRTGATRVMLLGSGELGKEVALECQRLGLEVIAVDRYADAPAMQVAHRSHVINMLDGEALKQVIESERPDFIVPEIEAIATSMLVELEKMGHNVVPTAEATRLTMNREGIRRLAAETLKLPTSTYKFADDEAAFRAAVDEIGYPCIIKPVMSSSGKGQSLIRSEATLQQAWDYAQQGGRAGGGRVIVEGLVKFDFEITLLTISAVDGIHFCAPIGHRQEDGDYRESWQPQQMSELALQRAKDIAESVVKALGGKGLFGVELFICGDDVVFSEVSPRPHDTGMVTLISQDLSEFALHVRAFLGLPISQIRQFGPSASAVILPELTSNNVTFSGLENALVGSNQVRLFGKPEISGKRRLGVALSIGDSVEEAVETAKKAAAAVVVKG, from the coding sequence ATGTTAACCATTGGTACTGCACTGCGCACCGGCGCGACTCGCGTCATGTTATTGGGTTCCGGCGAGTTGGGTAAAGAAGTCGCCCTTGAATGCCAGCGTCTTGGTCTGGAAGTGATTGCCGTTGACCGCTATGCCGATGCTCCCGCCATGCAGGTTGCCCATCGTAGCCACGTGATCAACATGCTCGACGGCGAGGCGCTGAAGCAGGTTATTGAGAGCGAACGCCCTGATTTCATCGTGCCTGAGATTGAAGCTATCGCCACCAGCATGCTGGTCGAATTAGAAAAAATGGGCCACAACGTGGTGCCGACCGCCGAAGCCACGCGCCTGACTATGAACCGCGAAGGCATTCGCCGCCTGGCCGCTGAAACCCTGAAGCTGCCAACTTCTACTTATAAATTTGCCGACGATGAAGCCGCTTTCCGCGCCGCCGTCGATGAAATTGGCTATCCGTGCATCATCAAGCCGGTAATGAGTTCCTCCGGCAAAGGCCAGAGCCTGATCCGCAGCGAAGCGACATTACAGCAGGCGTGGGACTACGCCCAACAGGGTGGTCGCGCCGGTGGCGGTCGCGTGATTGTGGAAGGTCTGGTGAAGTTTGATTTCGAAATTACCCTGCTGACCATCAGCGCGGTGGACGGCATTCACTTCTGCGCGCCAATCGGCCATCGTCAGGAAGATGGCGACTACCGCGAATCCTGGCAGCCGCAGCAAATGAGCGAGCTGGCGCTGCAACGCGCCAAAGATATCGCCGAAAGCGTGGTGAAAGCCTTGGGTGGCAAGGGTTTGTTCGGGGTTGAGCTGTTTATCTGCGGCGATGACGTGGTGTTCAGCGAAGTCTCCCCGCGCCCTCACGATACCGGCATGGTGACCCTAATTTCTCAGGACTTGTCAGAGTTCGCTCTGCACGTGCGCGCCTTCCTCGGCCTGCCGATTAGCCAGATTCGCCAGTTTGGCCCGTCGGCTTCTGCGGTGATTTTGCCTGAGCTGACCAGCAACAACGTCACCTTCAGCGGGCTGGAAAATGCTTTAGTTGGCTCGAATCAGGTTCGTCTGTTCGGTAAGCCAGAAATTAGCGGCAAACGCCGTCTGGGCGTGGCGCTGTCTATCGGCGACAGCGTGGAAGAAGCCGTCGAAACGGCCAAGAAAGCCGCGGCGGCGGTGGTGGTTAAGGGCTAA
- a CDS encoding YoaH family protein yields the protein MLTGMPSLSHSEQEQAADRIRQLMADGMSSGEAIATVADEIRTKHQGDRVTVIFDDEDE from the coding sequence ATGCTGACAGGTATGCCTTCACTTTCACATAGCGAACAGGAACAGGCCGCCGACCGTATCCGCCAATTGATGGCCGACGGCATGAGCAGCGGCGAAGCCATTGCCACGGTGGCGGATGAAATCCGCACCAAGCATCAGGGCGATCGCGTTACCGTTATTTTTGATGACGAAGACGAATAA
- the pabB gene encoding aminodeoxychorismate synthase component 1, with the protein MQPAQTYRLHTLPYHPDALLTRFAPLSAQPWAMLLHSGSADHAHNRFDILVADPLIRLTTRGDSTEIASATGTQVSDADPFLLIEQQLQHSGLRAESREDLPFLGGALGLFGYDLGRRIESLPSIAAQDIRLPDMAVGIYDWALIADHHLQRLTLVCHGDIQQRLAWLESQPPAAESSEFTLHGNWQANMSREQYGAKFRQIQEYLHSGDCYQINLAQRFSTRYSGDEWQAFLTLNAANRAPFSAFIRLPDNAVLSLSPERFLWLENQRVQTRPIKGTLPRLADPQADAQQALRLAASEKDRAENLMIVDLLRNDIGRVATPGSVRVPELFVVEPFPAVHHLVSTITADLPAACHGSDLLRACFPGGSITGAPKVRAMQIIEELEPHRRNAYCGSIAYISCCGTMDSNITIRTLLTEGDHIYCWAGGGIVADSVEQAEYQETFDKVARILPQLGEPKH; encoded by the coding sequence ATGCAGCCTGCCCAGACTTACCGTTTACATACGCTCCCTTACCATCCTGACGCCCTGCTGACGCGGTTCGCGCCGCTCTCTGCTCAGCCGTGGGCCATGCTGCTGCACTCCGGCTCGGCGGATCACGCCCATAATCGCTTTGATATTTTGGTCGCCGATCCGTTGATCCGGCTGACCACCCGTGGCGACAGCACGGAGATTGCCAGCGCGACAGGCACTCAGGTGAGCGACGCGGATCCTTTTCTGCTTATAGAGCAGCAGTTGCAGCACTCAGGGCTGCGGGCCGAGTCTCGTGAAGACTTGCCGTTTCTCGGCGGCGCGCTGGGGCTGTTCGGCTATGATTTGGGCCGTCGGATAGAAAGCCTGCCGAGCATTGCCGCGCAGGATATTCGGCTGCCCGACATGGCGGTAGGCATTTATGACTGGGCGCTGATTGCCGATCACCACTTGCAGCGCCTAACGCTGGTGTGCCACGGCGACATTCAGCAGCGTCTGGCTTGGCTTGAATCTCAGCCCCCGGCGGCGGAAAGCAGCGAATTTACGCTGCACGGCAACTGGCAGGCCAACATGAGCCGCGAGCAGTATGGCGCGAAGTTCCGCCAGATTCAGGAGTACCTGCACAGCGGCGACTGCTACCAAATCAATCTGGCGCAACGTTTTTCCACCCGCTATTCCGGGGACGAGTGGCAAGCCTTCCTGACGCTGAACGCCGCTAACCGTGCCCCCTTCTCAGCCTTTATTCGTCTGCCGGACAACGCTGTGCTGAGCCTCTCGCCGGAGCGTTTCCTGTGGCTGGAGAACCAGCGCGTGCAGACGCGCCCGATCAAAGGCACCCTGCCGCGCTTAGCCGATCCGCAGGCCGATGCCCAACAGGCGCTGCGCCTCGCGGCGTCAGAGAAGGATCGCGCGGAGAATCTGATGATTGTCGATTTGCTGCGTAACGACATCGGACGCGTCGCTACGCCCGGCAGCGTCCGAGTGCCGGAACTGTTCGTGGTCGAGCCATTCCCGGCGGTACATCACTTAGTCAGCACCATCACCGCCGACCTCCCGGCGGCGTGCCACGGCAGTGATTTATTACGCGCCTGCTTCCCCGGCGGCTCTATTACCGGCGCGCCAAAAGTCCGCGCCATGCAGATTATTGAGGAGCTGGAGCCGCATCGCCGTAACGCCTATTGCGGCAGCATCGCCTATATTAGTTGTTGTGGCACGATGGACAGCAACATAACTATTCGCACGCTATTGACCGAGGGCGATCACATTTATTGCTGGGCGGGCGGTGGTATTGTGGCGGACAGCGTAGAACAGGCGGAATATCAGGAGACTTTCGACAAAGTGGCCCGAATTCTGCCCCAACTGGGAGAACCTAAGCATTGA
- a CDS encoding CoA pyrophosphatase, giving the protein MSLEKATEMPRYSPAVEEFVRRFQLQLPASAPAKVTGKRQAAVLIPIICREQPTLLLTRRSDRLRKHAGQVAFPGGAVDASDSSIIFTALREAQEEVAIPYGDVNVLGTLAPLDSSTGFQVTPVVGLLPVDVPLHPCEDEVAELFEMPLEEAFNLSRYHPLDIHRAGTHHRVYLSWYQQQFVWGLTAAIIRRLAEQIRA; this is encoded by the coding sequence ATGAGCCTTGAAAAAGCGACCGAGATGCCGCGTTATTCACCTGCGGTAGAAGAGTTCGTGCGCCGTTTCCAACTGCAACTCCCGGCCTCGGCGCCAGCCAAGGTGACGGGGAAACGTCAGGCGGCGGTGCTTATTCCGATCATCTGCCGCGAGCAGCCGACGCTGCTGCTCACCCGCCGCTCTGACCGCCTGCGCAAGCACGCCGGGCAGGTCGCCTTCCCCGGCGGCGCGGTGGATGCCTCGGACTCTTCTATTATCTTCACCGCGCTGCGTGAAGCTCAGGAGGAGGTGGCCATCCCCTACGGCGACGTCAACGTGCTCGGCACGCTGGCCCCGCTCGACAGCAGCACGGGTTTTCAGGTCACGCCGGTGGTCGGGCTGCTGCCGGTAGATGTGCCGCTGCACCCCTGCGAAGACGAAGTGGCCGAGCTGTTCGAGATGCCGCTGGAAGAGGCGTTTAACCTGTCGCGCTATCACCCGCTGGATATCCATCGCGCTGGCACTCACCATCGCGTTTACCTTTCCTGGTATCAGCAGCAGTTCGTTTGGGGGCTGACCGCCGCCATTATTCGCCGTCTGGCGGAGCAAATTCGCGCCTAA